Proteins found in one Plasmodium sp. gorilla clade G2 genome assembly, chromosome: 14 genomic segment:
- a CDS encoding glutathione S-transferase, whose translation MGDNIVLYYFDARGKAELIRLIFAYLGIEYTDKRFGVNGDAFVEFKNFKKEKDTPFEQVPILQIGELILAQSQAIVRYLSKKYNICGENELNEFYADMIFCGVQDIHYKFNNTNLFKQNETTFLNEDLPKWSSYFEKLLKKNHTNNNDKYYFVGNNLTYADLAVFNLYDDIETKYPSSLKNFPLLKAHNEFISNLPNIKNYITNRKESVY comes from the exons ATGGGAGATAATATagtgttatattattttgatgcAAG gGGGAAAGCTGAATTGATAAGATTAATTTTTGCATACCTTGGAATAGAATACACAGATAAAAGATTTGGAGTAAATGGAGATGCTTTTgttgaatttaaaaattttaaaaaagaaaaggataCTCCTTTTGAGCAAGTACCTATATTACAAATTGGAGAATTAATATTAGCTCAAAGCCAAGCTATAGTTCGctatttatcaaaaaaatataatatatgtggtgaaaatgaattaaatgaaTTTTATGCAGATATGATATTCTGTGGTGTTCAGGATATtcattataaatttaataatacaaatttatttaaacaaaatgaaacTACTTTTTTAAATGAGGATTTACCAAAATGGTCAAGTTATTTTGAGAAactcttaaaaaaaaatcatacaaataataatgataaatattattttgtaggTAATAATTTAACATATGCTGACTTAGctgtttttaatttatatgatgaTATTGAAACAAAATATCCAAGTAGCTTGAAAAATTTCCCTTTATTAAAAGCTCATAATGAATTTATAAGTAACTTGCCTAAtatcaaaaattatattaccAACAGAAAAGAAAGTGTATACTAA
- a CDS encoding thioredoxin-like protein, putative gives MMIKLIFFVLFQVYIICIKNVKSVHHKKFFTINHVNVPIKVHTNQHRKLGYIDLKRKNNDEKKRNPFDNNLSKQKCPLRKVTFKGLMKATGISLPILFGSLMLYNKIANDNSNLSAPEKVMGRYLYKHNSKLLMSNLLDNERSQNIIYYIITNIFNNIRMFINFYLNIKKVKSKDILKEYTILFFHSYNVDRFLQSRNIKTYSERLKEMYKKINKSNNVNVIYIPLDNKLMFNIKHFSNMNNWYSVLFHDKEHILKLIKKYNIMNIPTMVLLDRNMNIINDNVNYLLLYDNQGFPYKHVNNFTYINHVYDKNNNKYNLKNLNSDYIFFYFNNSKDNKQDIQTLLNIKKKLAKKNIKMDIIFIRDIERQITQNENNHKNLSDTSNQKDQEGISKNNNQLKLDEKDKNNLKTKDNQNNNNNRQDIDNNDTTHDNQNNNMPMEDYLDDVYYLGNLENNVIYKLLLYDIFDITFKPVSILVNKKGNLLNKYINVSKKENEITSFILNNHKSLNEKVNEKNYLFKYNNITSMNNLNAFSPIFILFSDKIDLDLLKQYNELIEEYNKNRKGKKINFYFLPNQEKKYDPLKKLCSINNTTEMVILDLFNQKLYKENVNNINIIRKLENGKYIIDKENFFNFVNKYYDEELYASTIELTKESPS, from the exons atgatgataaaattaatattttttgtactTTTCCaagtttatataatttgtatcAAAAATGTGAAATCA gttcatcataaaaaattttttaccATAAATCATGTGAATGTACCCATAAAAGTGCATACCAACCAACATagaaa ATTAGGTTATATAGatttgaaaagaaaaaataatgacgaaaaaaaaagaaacccatttgataataatttatctaaACAGAAATGTCCTTTGAGAAAAGTAACATTTAAAGGGTTAATGAAAGCTACTGGTATTTCTCTTCCTATTCTTTTTGGTAGCttaatgttatataataaaatagcaAATGATAATAGTAATTTAAGTGCACCTGAAAAAGTGATGGgaagatatttatataaacataatagtAAATTATTAATGAGTAATTTATTAGATAATGAAAGAtcacaaaatattatatattatataataactaatatatttaacaatATAAGAatgtttataaatttttatttgaatataaaaaaagtgaaATCTAAAGATATTTTGAAAGAATatactatattattttttcattcatataaTGTAGATCGATTTTTACAATCAcgaaatattaaaacatattcAGAAAGACTTAAAGAAATGTATaagaaaattaataaaagtaataatgtaaatgttatatatataccattagataataaattaatgttTAATATTAAACATTTTAGTAACATGAATAATTGGTATAGTGTTTTATTTCATGATAaagaacatatattaaaattaattaagaaatataatattatgaatattccTACAATGGTTTTATTAGATcgtaatatgaatattataaatgataatgtcaattatttattattatatgataatcaAGGTTTTCCATATAAACATGTTAATAactttacatatattaaccatgtttatgataaaaataataataaatataacttgaaaaatttaaattcagattatattttcttctattttaATAACAGTAAAGATAACAAACAAGATATACAgacattattaaatattaaaaagaaattagccaaaaaaaatatcaaaatggatatcatttttataagagATATAGAAAGACAAATCACacaaaatgaaaacaatcataaaaatttatcaGACACATCAAACCAAAAAGATCAAGAAGGTATTagcaaaaataataatcaattGAAACTTGATGAAAAGGATAAAAACAATCTAAAAACAAAagataatcaaaataataataataatagacaagatatagataataatgatacaaCACATGacaatcaaaataataatatgcctATGGAAGATTATCTAGATGATGTTTATTATCTAGgtaatttagaaaataatgttatatacaagttattattatatgatatattcgATATTACTTTTAAACCTGTTAGTATCttagtaaataaaaaaggaaatttattaaacaaatatattaatgttagtaaaaaagaaaatgaaataacctcttttattttaaataatcataaaagtttaaatgaaaaagtgAATGAGAAGAATTATTTATTCaaatacaataatattactagtatgaataatttaaatgcATTTTCACCCATATTTATCTTATTCAGTGATAAAATAGATCTagatttattaaaacaatataatgaattaatcgaagaatataataaaaacagaaaaggaaaaaaaattaatttctaTTTCTTACCAAAtcaggaaaaaaaatatgatcctttaaaaaaattatgttcaATTAATAATACAACAGAAATGGTTATATTAGATTTATTTaatcaaaaattatataaagaaaatgtaaataatattaatattataagaaaattagaaaatggaaaatatattattgataaAGAAAACTTTTTCAActttgtaaataaatattatgatgagGAATTATATGCTTCTACAATTGAATTAACAAAGGAATCACCATCATAA
- a CDS encoding DEAD/DEAH box ATP-dependent RNA helicase, putative — protein sequence MINNKGKIGKTKTINNKNYGNIKKKKKKRYDKSKKDVNNNIDERFELQKRIDETLCLLVEENKRKQYEEKINNDLEKNENGKNILKSDKTNNNTYDEDELKNNKNKKYKNNLTIIDKNVLTSTEFKTLPISKRTLRSLNENNFIYMTNIQYVSLPIVLLNKHIYAQAQTGTGKTLCFCIPLIEKMYRNSIDNYNKILGGIIITPTRELVFQIFEVLNMLNKYHKLNICCAIGGKNEEKEKSIFSYANIIVCTTGRLLYHLENNYYCNLDYLSTLIIDEIDKLIDKSFYDNLKNILLYKPKENCQICLFSATICKFLNVILNTFHIKDYEYVSINDNDKYIESNNVKQIYIECDIYEKINYLYTFLFSKKNKKVIVFFSTCKQVRFMYEVFKKIKVGVMKFLQLHGKLKQTSRLNTYHFFSKKKNFVCLFTTDIACRGLDFSSIDWVIHFDFPDNIETFIHRSGRTGRFTNMGNSLIFLTKQIDNKKLFLNVLKDNNIFIKEKFIKKQKLFDIKNKIHSLNAAFVDIKHLAKKALIIYLRHLYIVMKFKDIKKKIDLNELAYAYGLIEFSEDMINDLNINDEKDIQVKKKKSRLEKFLEILKNKKAQKKKQNQEKKDEEKDNNIQDEKEYEYEYEYENEQGHQIYDEEHDNYMCEKKKKVLKDISHIDQNDEDDLFIQKRVEIKDDTPIMLPTKKRKKRVKVAKTLSNSILYDDSGNEIKDDNVKFKILVNELNQNEDHDMEEDTHYYNDDNDNNNNNNNSDSNRYDQRTYIESLKEKIQRDNEKIKISKLRKKEDFISDRKKHEEDLSSTENIDPSDNEDKDDYEYKESSESDNENYNTSEDFDKNKRNISEKCDPTDDISDLENKVMMFL from the exons ATGATAAATAACAAAGGAAAAATTGGTAAAACAAAAACGATtaacaataaaaattatggaaatataaaaaaaaaaaagaagaagagaTATGATAAATCTAAAAAggatgttaataataatatagatgaaCGATTTGAGTTACAAAAAAGAATTGATGAGACTTTATGTTTGCTagtagaagaaaataaaagaaaacaatATGAAGAgaaaattaataatgatttggaaaaaaatgagaatggtaagaatattttaaaaagtgataagacaaataataatacatatgatgaagatgaattaaaaaataataagaataaaaaatataaaaataatttaacaaTTATTGATAAGAATGTATTAACATCTACTGAATTTAAAACATTACCAATTAGTAAAAGAACATTAAGatcattaaatgaaaataattttatatatatgacaaaTATACAATATGTATCTTTACCTAtagttttattaaataaacatatatatgctCAAGCACAAACAGGAACAGGAAAAACATTATGTTTTTGTATACCTTTAATTGAAAAAATGTATCGTAATAGtattgataattataataaaatattaggAGGGATTATTATAACGCCTACTAGAGAATTAGTATTTCAAATATTTGAAGTTTTGAATAtgttaaataaatatcataaattaaatatatgttgtgCAATAGGaggaaaaaatgaagaaaaggaaaaatctATTTTTAGCTATGCAAATATTATTGTCTGTACAACAGGAagattattatatcatttagaaaataattattattgtaaCTTGGATTATTTAAGTACATTAATTATTGATGAAATTGACAAATTAATAGATAAAAGtttttatgataatttaaaaaatatattattatataaacccAAAGAAAATTGTCAAATATGCTTATTTTCTGCTACTATTTGTAAATTCTTGaatgttatattaaatacCTTTCATATAAAAGACTACGAATATGTAagtataaatgataatgataaatatatagaaagtaATAATgtgaaacaaatatatattgaatgtgatatatatgaaaaaattaattatttgtaTACATTTCTATTTtctaagaaaaataaaaaagttattgtatttttttctactTGTAAACAAGTAAGATTTATGTATgaagtttttaaaaaaatcaaaGTAGGTGTTATGAAATTTTTACAACTTCATggaaaattaaaacaaacaTCTAGATTAAATACATATCATTTCTTTtcaaagaagaaaaattttgtttgtttatttaCAACTGATATTGCTTGTAGAGGATTAGATTTTTCATCCATTGATTGGGTAATCCATTTTGATTTTCCAGATAATATTGAAACGTTTATTCACCGTTCAGGTCGAACAGGTAGATTTACTAATATGGGAAATagtcttatatttttaacaaaacaaattgataataaaaaattattcttaaATGTTCTTAAAGataacaatatttttattaaagaaaagtttataaaaaaacagaaattatttgatattaaaaataaaatacattcGTTAAATGCTGCTTTTGTTGATATTAAACATTTAGCAAAAAAAGCATTAATCATATATTTGcgacatttatatattgttatgaaatttaaagatataaaaaaaaaaattgatttAAACGAGTTAGCATATGCGTATGGTCTTATTGAATTTTCTGAAGATATGATAAACGAtcttaatataaatgatgaaaaggACATACaagtgaagaaaaaaaaatcaagatTGGAAAAATTCTtagaaattttaaaaaataaaaaagcacaaaaaaaaaaacaaaaccaagaaaaaaaagacgaagaaaaagataataatatacaggacgaaaaagaatatgaatATGAATATGAATATGAGAATGAACAAGGACATCAAATATATGATGAAGAAcatgataattatatgtgtgaaaaaaaaaaaaaagttttaaaGGATATAAGTCATATAGATcaaaatgatgaagatgatttatttattcaaaaaaGAGTTGAAATAAAAGATGACACACCAATTATGTTGCCAacgaaaaaaagaaagaaaagagTAAAAGTCGCTAAAACGTTAAGTAATAGCatattatatgatgatagtggtaatgaaataaaagatgataatgtgaaatttaaaatattggtaaatgaattaaatcaAAATGAAGATCATGATATGGAAGAAGACACACActattataatgatgataatgataataataataataataataatagtgacaGTAATAGGTATGATCAAAGAACGTATATTGAATctttgaaagaaaaaattcaaagagataatgaaaaaataaaaattagtAAGTTAAGGAAAAAAGAAGACTTTATTTCAGATAGGAAGAAGCATGAAGAAGATCTATCATCTACAGAGAATATCGATCCTAGCGATAATGAAGATAAGGATGACTATGAGTATAAAGAAAGTAGTGAGAGtgataatgaaaattataacacAAGTGAAgattttgataaaaataagagGAACATAAGTGAAAAATGTGATCCAACAG aTGATATATCCGATTTGGAAAACAAAGTAATGatgtttttataa
- a CDS encoding ATP-dependent RNA helicase, putative, whose product MSEEEKKKHPFDELKLDESIIFSLYIQKYFFCANIQKKTIPPLIKKENVLLHSQTGSGKTLCFVIPILQHLINHRNKLYPYDDKFIKKNELLNKKSVNDTVAYNKDQIERIYKSVENINIEKKNAYIDIDIDIGNFLLYTHNMLRNTNQMDISKKVETNLNDNKTMTYDEPTSDNQVNIIKKDEINIQNNNINNNNNNKEENIRKDDLKNMTSSTTCNGNYKDDKDEKNKDKYKEINSHTNNQTNKSHNNNGEKKKKKKLLNIQAIIITPTRELCIQIYNLINKFIFFLRFYISHTLNNNIDKNILTKENFFINCLLFRGAVKISEDIKIIENEILKNERYQIIISTPGKLCSLLNEYNNKYFNTKELTYFVLDEGDKLLEDSYISYMENIIKNIETYEYTTCICSATCLQEENVYNLFQVKKKNFIKCINTDKKDNSSNVINTYQMPDGIENYYIILRNIDKALFLFKFLNTIVNDNETVIVFFPTCLCVEFFFHLFKNIFNTPKKGNKKNEHNKNIDNISVNNNIDYILQLNSKYNNIFSDTDMANFIKLICYMNKYIGEKKNNFNFLKIHRKMKDKKRVATYNKIINTYVSKKNTKNKEKGNINSEKKIIFCTDIISRGINMDIHWVINYDVANKNMTYIHRSGRTGRFDKTGKNIIFLNKEEKEYIYFLKNKNVHVVNFKKTDMFQHMINFEKTLLKSEDFINKDALQIIENNDNETKIKIKLNKNSFFNIYPQILYDKKHIENNKKENIQIQKGEHKKNKNNLLILNKKLVMFFLKYITFFVIENREIYLLSTKAFLSYIEFYKNHQLKFIFSFNKLNLTHLCYAFSLIKIPKFKEKSQIKNFQKINIQSFQIPYKNEEKEKKRQEHLKEKQIDITTQEQKKKNNEIKMQKKKKRKTIVQRKHEQREIEENEIDSLFYEENLYKKLKKKKITKDEYDRLLNMDDIDKMFSSTSKTSKYTNLTNSSHFFKSNRKKSKKKMKTYNIKIKKNKRKKKKRSKG is encoded by the coding sequence atgagtgaagaggaaaaaaagaaacatccATTTGATGAACTTAAATTAGATGAatcaattatattttcattatatattcagaaatattttttttgtgctAATATTCAAAAGAAAACCATACCtcctttaataaaaaaagaaaatgttttattacATTCACAAACAGGGAGTGGTAAAACCTTATGTTTTGTCATACCTATATTACaacatttaataaatcatagaaataaattatatccaTATGATGATaagtttataaaaaagaatgagTTATTAAACAAGAAAAGTGTTAATGACACAGTTGCATATAATAAGGATCAAATTGAacgtatatataaatctgttgaaaatataaatatagaaaaaaaaaatgcataTATAGACATAGATATAGATATAGGTAACTTCCTTTTATATACGCATAATATGTTAAGGAATACAAATCAAATggatatatcaaaaaaagtTGAAACAAAtctaaatgataataaaactaTGACATATGACGAGCCAACAAGTGATAATCAAgtcaatataattaaaaaggatgaaataaatatacaaaataataatattaataataataataataataaggaagaaaatattagaaaggatgatttaaaaaatatgacttCTTCTACAACATGTAATGGTAACTATAAGGATGACAAGgacgaaaaaaataaagacaaatataaagaaataaatagcCATACAAATAATCAAACGAACAAatcacataataataatggtgaaaaaaaaaaaaaaaaaaaattactaaATATACAAGCCATTATAATAACACCAACAAGAGAATTATGCAtacaaatttataatttaataaataaatttatattcttcctcagattttatatttctcataccttaaataataatatagataagaatatattaacGAAAGAaaacttttttattaattgtcTACTTTTTAGAGGGGCAGTTAAAATTAGTGAggacataaaaattatagaaaatgaaatattaaaaaatgagagatatcaaataataatatctacCCCAGGGAAATTATGttctttattaaatgaatataataataaatattttaatacaaaGGAATTAACATATTTTGTATTGGATGAAGGAGATAAATTATTAGAAGATAGTTATATTAGTTATatggaaaatattataaaaaatatagaaacatATGAGTATACAACATGTATTTGTAGTGCAACATGTTTACAAGaagaaaatgtatataatttatttcaagtaaaaaaaaaaaattttataaaatgtattaatacagataaaaaagataactcatcaaatgtaataaatacatatcaAATGCCTGATGGTATAGAAaactattatattatattaagaaatatagataaagcattgtttttatttaaatttttaaataccaTCGTTAATGATAATGAGACGGTTATAGTATTCTTCCCTACATGTTTATGTGTTgaattcttttttcatttattcaaaaatatttttaatacacCAAAAAAagggaataaaaaaaatgaacataataaaaatatagataatatcagtgtgaataataatattgattatatattacaactCAACTCaaagtataataatatatttagtgACACAGATATGgctaattttataaaactcatttgttatatgaacaaatacataggagaaaagaaaaataattttaactttttaaaaatacatagaaaaatgaaagataaaaaaagagTAGccacatataataaaattattaatacatatgtatcaaagaaaaatacaaagaacaaagaaaaaggaaatataaatagtgaaaagaaaattattttttgtacaGATATTATAAGTAGGGGTATTAATATGGATATACATTGGGTTATAAACTACGATGTtgcaaataaaaatatgacatATATTCATAGAAGTGGTAGGACTGGAAGATTTGATAAAACaggtaaaaatattatctttctaaataaagaagaaaaagaatatatatactttttaaaaaataagaatgttCATGTTgtgaattttaaaaaaacagaCATGTTTCAACATATGATTAATTTTGAAAAGACATTATTAAAAAGTGAGGATTTCATAAATAAAGATGCTTTACAAATTAtcgaaaataatgataatgaaacaaaaattaagattaaattaaataaaaactctttttttaatatatatcctcaaattttatatgataaaaaacatatagaaaataacaaaaaggaaaatatacaaatacaaaaaggagaacacaaaaaaaacaaaaataacttattaattttaaataaaaaattggtcatgttctttttaaaatatataactttttttgTCATAGAAAAtagagaaatatatttactcTCAACCAAAGCTTTTTTATCTTACAttgaattttataaaaaccatcaattaaaatttattttttcattcaataaattaaatttaacaCACCTATGTTATGCATTCAGCTTGATAAAAATTCCAAAGTTTAAAGAGAAAtctcaaataaaaaatttccaaaaaataaacattcaGTCATTTCAAATACCAtacaaaaatgaagaaaaggaaaagaaaagacAAGAACATttgaaagaaaaacaaattgATATAACAAcacaagaacaaaaaaaaaaaaacaatgaaataaaaatgcaaaaaaagaaaaaaagaaaaactatTGTGCAGAGAAAACATGAACAAAGAGaaatagaagaaaatgaaatcgattctttattttatgaagaaaatctttacaaaaaattaaaaaaaaaaaaaattacaaaagaTGAATATGATAGACTTTTAAATATGGATGATATTGATAAAATGTTTTCGTCTACATCCAAAACatcaaaatatacaaatcTAACCAATAGttcacatttttttaaatccaatcgaaaaaaaagtaaaaaaaaaatgaagacatataatataaagataaagaaaaacaaaagaaagaaaaaaaaaaggtcaAAGGGATAA